From a region of the Hemibagrus wyckioides isolate EC202008001 linkage group LG14, SWU_Hwy_1.0, whole genome shotgun sequence genome:
- the LOC131364946 gene encoding hyaluronidase PH-20-like, whose amino-acid sequence MAILTQRHMQRLPSLVLLTLAGLCLSAALPPTAAPLFTKPFVVLWNAPIYRCDELQVRLDMDVFHAITTPQRVPNQVLSLMYNNRLGLFPYTDLYNFTQYNGGIPQKGDLNASLQKAKIEFNKYIPSSVPGLAVLDWEEWFPLFHRNADLREIYKSLSIKYTLQQNPSLTREQATLKAKEQFDKAARSFMEETLKLGISQRPNFLWGYYLYPDCYNYDFENPDYTGQCPKSAYALNDELQWLWQASTAFFPSAYMPVSVSETQKAALYVRHKVLEAMRVADLSQRPYTAPIYLYLQLLLRDQDDLYNHKVDLIRSIGESAALGAAGCVLWGSSYNFNEKESCEALSTYLSNTLNKYVVNVTTAAELCSDLLCGGNGRCVRKIYDSDDYLHLNINSFNIQKIDGMYKVFGKPSKTDLTAWSDQFTCQCYEDKKCAAQF is encoded by the exons ATGGCCATCCTCACGCAGAGACACATGCAGCGACTTCCTTCCCTCGTCCTGTTGACCCTGGCTGGGTTGTGTCTCTCAGCAGCTCTTCCACCAACAGCTGCTCCACTTTTCACTAAACCGTTTGTGGTCCTATGGAACGCTCCCATCTACAGATGCGATGAACTGCAGGTCCGTCTGGACATGGACGTGTTTCACGCCATCACAACACCTCAGCGTGTGCCTAACCAAGTCCTAAGCCTCATGTATAATAACCGATTGGGGCTTTTCCCTTACACTGACCTCTACAATTTCACACAGTACAATGGTGGCATTCCACAGAAAGGAGACCTAAATGCCAGTCTGCAAAAAGCAAAAATAGAGTTCAATAAGTACATTCCATCATCGGTACCTGGTCTGGCTGTGCTTGACTGGGAGGAGTGGTTTCCTTTGTTTCATAGAAATGCGGACTTAAGAGAGATCTATAAATCGCTGTCCATAAAATACACCCTTCAGCAGAATCCATCCCTTACAAGAGAACAAGCTACCCTGAAAGCCAAAGAGCAATTTGATAAAGCTGCCAGAAGTTTCATGGAAGAAACATTAAAGTTAGGAATCTCACAAAGACCAAATTTCCTCTGGGGCTATTATTTGTATCCTGACTGCTACAACTATGATTTTGAGAACCCAGACTACACAGGACAATGTCCAAAGAGTGCCTATGCATTAAATGATGAACTTCAGTGGCTTTGGCAGGCAAGTACTGCGTTCTTTCCATCAGCCTACATGCCAGTTTCTGTAAGCGAAACCCAGAAAGCAGCTCTGTATGTCCGACACAAGGTGCTAGAAGCGATGAGGGTGGCGGATTTGTCACAACGCCCTTACACTGCTCCGATTTATTTGTATCTGCAACTTCTTTTGCGGGATCAGGATGACCTGTACAATCACAAG GTTGATCTGATTCGAAGTATCGGTGAGAGTGCAGCTCTGGGAGCCGCCGGATGTGTGCTTTGGGGATCTAGCTATAATTTTAATGAGAAG GAATCATGTGAAGCCCTGTCTACATACCTGTCTAACACTCTAAATAAGTACGTGGTCAATGTTACAACTGCGGCTGAACTGTGCAGTGACCTGCTGTGTGGAGGGAATGGACGCTGTGTCCGTAAAATCTACGACTCTGACGACTACCTACACCTCAATATAAACAGCTTTAATATACAGAAGATTGATGGGATGTATAAAGTCTTTGGGAAACCTTCTAAAACTGACCTCACTGCCTGGTCTGACcagttcacctgtcagtgttatGAGGACAAGAAATGCGCAGCTCAATTTTAA